A single genomic interval of Agromyces cerinus harbors:
- the rimI gene encoding ribosomal protein S18-alanine N-acetyltransferase — protein MSVFMRRAKLADLDRIMVLERETFEADAWPEDAMRRELESPHAYYLIAVDDEAEGDAVGLLGYAGLLAPKGGGQGDIQTIAVAPSIRGIGLGRGLMHALITEARRRHVAEIFLEVRADNPIARALYESLGFEEIGVRRRYYRGGIDAVHMRLTVPPAVARPAEAGSSGAAAAERTPLDERDAEARR, from the coding sequence ATGAGCGTGTTCATGCGGCGTGCGAAGCTCGCCGACCTCGATCGCATCATGGTGCTCGAGCGCGAGACCTTCGAGGCCGACGCCTGGCCCGAAGACGCCATGCGCCGCGAGCTCGAGAGCCCGCACGCCTATTACCTCATCGCGGTCGACGACGAGGCGGAGGGCGATGCCGTCGGCCTGCTCGGCTACGCCGGACTCCTCGCGCCCAAGGGCGGCGGTCAGGGCGACATCCAGACGATCGCGGTCGCGCCCTCGATCCGCGGCATCGGGCTCGGACGCGGGCTCATGCACGCCCTCATCACCGAGGCGCGTCGCCGGCACGTCGCCGAGATCTTCCTCGAGGTGCGCGCCGACAACCCCATCGCGCGCGCGCTCTACGAGTCGCTCGGCTTCGAGGAGATCGGCGTCCGCCGTCGCTACTATCGCGGCGGAATCGACGCCGTGCACATGCGGCTGACGGTGCCGCCCGCGGTGGCCCGGCCCGCCGAGGCGGGGTCATCGGGCGCGGCAGCCGCCGAGCGGACGCCGCTCGACGAGCGAGACGCGGAGGCGAGGCGATGA
- a CDS encoding holo-ACP synthase — translation MIAGIGIDVVDIARFERSLTRTPALRERLFAESERERPVRSLAARFAAKEALIKALGGNPVIRWHDMRVVQDEHGNPDFELSGAIAELTRSLGIERVHLTMSHDAGIASAFVVLESGTGRAS, via the coding sequence GTGATCGCGGGGATCGGCATCGATGTCGTGGACATCGCCCGGTTCGAGCGGTCGCTGACCCGCACTCCCGCGCTCCGCGAGCGCCTGTTCGCTGAGAGCGAACGCGAACGCCCGGTGCGGTCGCTCGCCGCACGGTTCGCGGCGAAGGAGGCGCTCATCAAGGCGCTCGGCGGCAACCCCGTGATCCGGTGGCACGACATGCGCGTCGTGCAAGACGAGCACGGCAACCCCGACTTCGAGCTCTCGGGCGCGATCGCCGAGCTCACGCGCAGCCTCGGCATCGAGCGCGTGCACCTCACGATGAGCCACGACGCCGGCATCGCGAGCGCGTTCGTCGTGCTCGAGAGCGGCACGGGGCGCGCGTCGTGA
- the tsaD gene encoding tRNA (adenosine(37)-N6)-threonylcarbamoyltransferase complex transferase subunit TsaD, whose product MNREAPLILGIETSCDETGVGIVRGTTLLANTIASSMDEHARYGGIVPEVAARAHLEALGPTIRAALAEASVTLDDLDAVAVTSGPGLAGALMVGVGAAKALALSLDVPIYAVNHLVGHVGADLLDTAAPLETPTVALLVSGGHTSLLLVRDLVSDVELLGETIDDAAGEAFDKVARLLGLRYPGGPEIDRAAIGGDPRAIRFPRGLTQPKDLVAHRYDFSFSGLKTAVARWVEQREAAGEPVPLADVAASFREAVVDVLVSKAVAACTDLGVPRLLLGGGVVANSRLREVAIERADAAGIALRIPPLSLCTDNGAMIAALGAQLVMAGHPPSTLDFGADSTLPATEIQMAASVA is encoded by the coding sequence ATGAACCGGGAGGCCCCGCTGATCCTCGGCATCGAGACCTCGTGCGACGAGACCGGGGTCGGCATCGTGCGCGGAACGACCCTGCTCGCCAACACGATCGCCTCCTCCATGGACGAGCACGCGCGCTACGGCGGCATCGTGCCCGAGGTCGCGGCGCGGGCCCACCTCGAGGCGCTCGGCCCGACGATCCGGGCGGCGCTCGCCGAGGCATCCGTCACGCTCGACGATCTCGACGCCGTCGCCGTGACGAGCGGCCCCGGTCTCGCGGGCGCGCTCATGGTCGGGGTCGGGGCTGCGAAGGCCCTCGCCCTCTCGCTCGACGTGCCGATCTACGCGGTGAACCACCTCGTGGGCCATGTCGGCGCCGACCTGCTCGACACGGCCGCGCCGCTCGAGACGCCGACGGTCGCCCTGCTGGTCTCGGGCGGCCACACCTCGCTGCTGCTCGTGCGCGACCTCGTCTCCGACGTCGAGCTGCTCGGCGAGACGATCGACGACGCCGCGGGCGAGGCCTTCGACAAGGTCGCGCGCCTGCTCGGCCTGCGCTATCCGGGCGGCCCCGAGATCGACCGGGCCGCGATCGGCGGCGACCCTCGCGCGATCCGCTTCCCGCGGGGGCTCACGCAGCCGAAAGACCTGGTCGCGCACCGGTACGACTTCAGCTTCTCGGGGCTGAAGACGGCCGTCGCCCGCTGGGTCGAGCAGCGCGAGGCCGCCGGTGAGCCGGTTCCGCTCGCCGACGTCGCCGCGAGCTTCCGCGAGGCCGTCGTCGACGTGCTCGTCTCGAAGGCCGTGGCCGCGTGCACCGACCTCGGCGTGCCGCGCCTGCTGCTCGGCGGCGGCGTGGTCGCCAATTCGCGCCTCCGCGAAGTGGCGATCGAACGAGCGGATGCCGCGGGCATCGCCCTGCGCATTCCGCCGCTGTCGCTCTGCACCGACAACGGCGCGATGATCGCGGCCCTCGGCGCGCAACTCGTGATGGCGGGGCATCCGCCGTCGACCCTCGATTTCGGGGCCGACTCGACCCTGCCGGCG
- the alr gene encoding alanine racemase, which translates to MITASDAAAAPFREAVVDLDAVRENLRTLAAAVAPARTMAVVKANAYGHGAVPVARAALSAGVEWLGVADIAEALALRDAGIDAPLLSWLHDPGTDFGPAIARDIDLGVSSREQLEAIAAAAASVGAVARVHLKLDTGLSRSGVEPEHWPATVARAAELEATGRIHVRGLFSHLANTSPDEDAAQIAAFELGVVQAETAGLRAEVRHLASTAGALRLPAARFDLVRIGIGAYGVPPFGDGTTAEDLGLRPAMTLRGRVAAVRRIGPGTGVSYGHTWRADRPTSLALVPLGYADGIPRQASGRGEVWIRGAKRPVVGRIAMDQFVVDVGDDPVETGDEVVLFGDPQTGAPSADDWGDAADTIGYEIVTRIGARVPRRYLGGA; encoded by the coding sequence GTGATCACGGCATCGGATGCCGCGGCGGCGCCGTTCCGCGAAGCGGTCGTCGACCTCGACGCCGTGCGCGAGAACCTCCGCACGCTCGCGGCGGCCGTTGCGCCTGCGCGCACGATGGCGGTGGTCAAGGCGAACGCCTACGGTCACGGCGCCGTGCCGGTGGCGCGGGCCGCGCTCTCGGCCGGTGTCGAGTGGCTCGGCGTCGCCGACATCGCCGAGGCGCTTGCGCTCCGCGACGCGGGCATCGACGCGCCGCTCCTCTCCTGGCTGCACGACCCCGGCACCGACTTCGGGCCGGCGATCGCCCGCGACATCGATCTCGGCGTCTCGTCGCGCGAACAGCTCGAGGCGATCGCGGCTGCCGCGGCATCCGTCGGCGCGGTCGCCCGTGTGCACCTGAAGCTCGACACCGGGCTCAGCCGCAGCGGCGTCGAACCCGAGCACTGGCCGGCCACGGTCGCCCGGGCCGCAGAGCTCGAAGCCACGGGACGGATCCACGTGCGCGGGCTCTTCAGCCACCTCGCCAACACCTCTCCCGACGAGGACGCCGCGCAGATCGCGGCGTTCGAGCTCGGAGTCGTGCAGGCCGAGACCGCCGGACTGCGTGCCGAGGTGCGTCACCTCGCCTCGACCGCGGGCGCGCTGCGACTGCCGGCGGCCCGCTTCGACCTCGTGCGCATCGGCATCGGCGCCTACGGCGTGCCTCCCTTCGGCGACGGCACGACGGCCGAAGACCTCGGGCTGCGCCCGGCGATGACGCTGCGCGGCCGAGTCGCGGCGGTGCGGCGCATCGGGCCCGGAACGGGCGTCTCGTACGGCCACACCTGGCGCGCCGACCGCCCGACGAGCCTCGCGCTCGTGCCGCTCGGCTACGCCGACGGCATCCCGCGTCAGGCATCGGGCCGCGGCGAGGTCTGGATCAGGGGCGCCAAGCGCCCGGTCGTCGGCCGCATCGCCATGGACCAGTTCGTGGTCGACGTCGGCGACGACCCGGTGGAGACCGGCGACGAGGTCGTGCTGTTCGGCGATCCGCAGACCGGCGCACCTTCGGCCGACGACTGGGGCGATGCCGCCGACACCATCGGCTACGAGATCGTCACCCGCATCGGAGCGCGGGTGCCGCGGCGCTACCTCGGCGGCGCATGA
- the tsaE gene encoding tRNA (adenosine(37)-N6)-threonylcarbamoyltransferase complex ATPase subunit type 1 TsaE: MMRFEAPDTEAMEVFGRELGAVLRAGDVVVLTGPLGAGKTTLTRGIGAGLGIRGPVQSPTFVLARTHPSLVGGAPLVHVDAYRLGSAALLEDLDLDFDRSVVVVEWGAGLVEDVTDSWLEIVIERPTGASAVAARAAHAESIDADLDAALDADEPRVVTAMGYGPRWATTPYAARA, encoded by the coding sequence ATGATGCGCTTCGAGGCGCCCGACACCGAGGCCATGGAGGTGTTCGGCCGTGAGCTCGGCGCCGTGCTGCGGGCGGGTGATGTCGTCGTGCTCACCGGCCCGCTCGGCGCGGGCAAGACCACGCTCACGCGTGGCATCGGCGCGGGCCTCGGCATCCGCGGGCCGGTGCAGAGCCCGACGTTCGTGCTCGCCCGGACGCACCCGAGCCTCGTCGGCGGCGCCCCGCTCGTGCACGTCGACGCGTACCGGCTGGGCAGTGCCGCTCTGCTCGAGGACCTCGACCTCGACTTCGACCGTTCGGTCGTGGTGGTGGAGTGGGGCGCCGGCCTCGTCGAAGACGTCACCGACTCGTGGCTCGAGATCGTCATCGAACGACCCACCGGTGCGAGCGCCGTCGCCGCGCGAGCAGCGCATGCCGAGTCCATCGACGCCGACCTCGATGCAGCGCTCGACGCCGACGAGCCCCGAGTCGTCACGGCGATGGGGTACGGCCCCCGGTGGGCGACCACTCCATACGCCGCGCGCGCGTAG
- the tsaB gene encoding tRNA (adenosine(37)-N6)-threonylcarbamoyltransferase complex dimerization subunit type 1 TsaB: MLLAIDTSTGTSVAVVDRDRATGELRCLAETGTDDTMRHAEVIGGFIRDALAESGIDRRDLSGVAAGMGPGPFTGLRVGIAAAHAFALGIDRPFVPVVSHDAIALSRYTAGDAGPLQVVTDARRREFAVSEYDGLDRDGLPVRVGGPGLVPRDDVLAARGIRFDATVVSAGAIGMLAELAFAAGRLPLAADAPIYLRAPDVTPSAGKKVLR, translated from the coding sequence ATGCTTCTCGCGATCGACACCTCGACGGGCACGAGTGTCGCCGTCGTCGATCGCGACCGCGCCACGGGCGAACTGCGCTGTCTCGCCGAGACCGGTACCGACGACACGATGCGCCACGCCGAGGTGATCGGCGGCTTCATCAGGGACGCGCTCGCCGAGTCGGGCATCGACCGGCGCGATCTCTCGGGCGTCGCCGCCGGCATGGGACCGGGCCCGTTCACCGGGCTCCGCGTCGGCATCGCTGCCGCGCACGCCTTCGCGCTCGGCATCGACCGCCCGTTCGTGCCCGTCGTCAGTCACGACGCGATCGCGCTGAGCCGGTACACGGCGGGCGACGCCGGCCCGCTGCAGGTCGTCACCGATGCCCGTCGGCGCGAATTCGCCGTCTCCGAGTACGACGGTCTCGATCGCGACGGGCTGCCCGTGCGGGTCGGCGGCCCCGGGCTCGTGCCCCGCGACGACGTGCTGGCGGCGCGGGGCATCCGCTTCGACGCGACGGTCGTCTCGGCGGGCGCGATCGGGATGCTCGCCGAACTCGCCTTCGCCGCCGGACGGCTGCCGCTCGCGGCCGACGCGCCGATCTACCTTCGCGCACCCGATGTGACCCCCTCGGCAGGCAAGAAGGTGCTGCGATGA